One region of Populus trichocarpa isolate Nisqually-1 chromosome 4, P.trichocarpa_v4.1, whole genome shotgun sequence genomic DNA includes:
- the LOC7470434 gene encoding LOW QUALITY PROTEIN: NAC domain-containing protein 6 (The sequence of the model RefSeq protein was modified relative to this genomic sequence to represent the inferred CDS: deleted 1 base in 1 codon) — MDEMPLQLDLPGFRFHPTEEELLDFYLKNMVFGRKMRLDVIGYLNIYRHDPSELPGLSKVGEREWYFFVPRDRKHGNGGRPNRTTQNGFWKATGSDRKIVSLSDPKRMIGFRKTLVFYKGRAPRGSKTDWVMNEYRLPEYSSPLPKDIVLCKIYRKATSLKVLEQRAAMEEEMKTIHASPSSSSLDTMSFCSQPEDPVPPELPTQHLVFKKEIEDDIIRYEKPREIKGPSLQLPMGTDKLPELQVPSKLSMEWNQDPIWSLNSPWLQNLIPYADILNF; from the exons ATGGATGAAATGCCATTACAGCTTGATCTTCCAGGCTTCCGTTTCCATCCAACTGAAGAGGAGCTTCTTGATTTCTACCTCAAAAATATGGTTTTCGGTAGAAAAATGCGTCTTGATGTTATTGGCTACCTCAACATCTATCGTCATGATCCTTCGGAGTTGCCAG GTTTGTCAAAGGTTGGGGAGAGGGAGTGGTATTTTTTTGTGCCTCGAGATAGGAAACATGGCAACGGAGGAAGGCCTAATAGGACTACACAAAATGGATTCTGGAAGGCTACTGGTTCTGATAGGAAAATCGTGAGCTTA TCGGACCCGAAGAGAATGATCGGATTCAGAAAGACTCTTGTTTTCTATAAGGGAAGAGCACCGAGAGGGTCCAAGACCGATTGGGTCATGAACGAGTATCGCCTGCCTGAATATTCAAGCCCCCTGCCCAAG GACATAGTATTGTGCAAGATATATAGGAAGGCAACTTCGTTGAAAGTTCTAGAGCAAAGGGCAGCaatggaagaagaaatgaagaCAATTCATGCatctccatcatcatcatctttggACACCATGTCATTTTGCAGTCAGCCAGAAGATCCAGTCCCACCAGAATTGCCTACGCAACacttggttttcaagaaagagATAGAAGATGACATTATTAGATATGAAAAGCCAAGGGAGATTAAAGGGCCAAGTCTTCAATTACCAATGGGGACGGACAAGTTACCAGAGCTCCAGGTTCCCAGCAAATTGAGCATGGAGTGGAACCAAgatccaatttggtccctaaaTAGTCCCTGGCTTCAAAATTTGATCCCTTATGCAGACATTTTGAATTTCTAA
- the LOC7470435 gene encoding probable inactive chitinase-like protein LaCIC: MKIWVFSVFSLLLSLFLGVSAEQCGRQAGGALCPGGQCCSQFGWCGNTDAYCSKGCQSQCGGGGGGGGGDLTSIISREKFNEMLKHRNDGGCPAKGFYTYDAFISAAKAFPGFGTTGDVATRKREIAAFFGQTSHETTGGWQTAPDGPYAWGYCYVREQNPGSYCAPSSTYPCAGGKQYYGRGPMQLSWNYNYGQCGKAIGVDLLNNPDLVATDPVISFKTAIWFWMTPQSPKPSCHNVITGRWSPSGADSAAGRVPGYGVLTNIINGGLECGMGWKSQVEDRIGFYKRYCDILGVGYGSNLDCYNQRPFGNGLLNLVDTM; encoded by the exons ATGAAGATTTGGGTCTTCTCAGTTTTCTCTCTATTACTGTCCCTTTTCCTAGGAGTCTCAGCTGAGCAATGTGGAAGGCAGGCTGGGGGTGCCCTTTGTCCGGGAGGTCAATGTTGTAGCCAATTTGGTTGGTGTGGCAACACTGATGCTTACTGCAGTAAAGGATGTCAAAGCcaatgtggtggtggtggtggtggtggtggaggagacCTTACTAGTATCATCTCAAGAGAAAAGTTCAACGAGATGCTCAAACATAGAAATGATGGCGGATGCCCGGCCAAGGGATTCTACACTTACGATGCTTTCATCTCAGCCGCCAAGGCCTTCCCTGGATTTGGCACTACTGGTGATGTTGCCACTCGTAAAAGGGAGATTGCTGCTTTCTTCGGCCAGACCTCTCATGAAACTACTG gagGATGGCAAACTGCACCTGATGGCCCATACGCTTGGGGATATTGCTACGTGAGGGAACAAAATCCAGGATCTTACTGTGCTCCAAGTTCCACATATCCATGTGCTGGTGGCAAGCAATATTACGGCCGAGGTCCTATGCAACTTTCATG GAACTACAACTACGGGCAATGTGGAAAAGCCATAGGGGTGGATCTATTAAACAATCCTGACCTTGTTGCAACTGATCCAGTAATCTCCTTCAAGACAGCAATTTGGTTTTGGATGACACCACAGTCTCCAAAGCCCTCATGCCACAATGTCATCACAGGAAGATGGTCACCTTCTGGTGCTGATTCGGCAGCTGGCCGGGTTCCAGGCTATGGTGTGTTAACAAACATCATCAATGGCGGGCTTGAATGCGGTATGGGGTGGAAATCACAGGTGGAGGATCGTATTGGGTTCTACAAGAGGTACTGTGATATACTCGGAGTTGGCTATGGAAGCAATCTTGACTGCTACAACCAAAGACCATTTGGAAATGGACTTTTGAACTTGGTTGACACCATGTGA